A section of the Chryseobacterium ginsenosidimutans genome encodes:
- a CDS encoding patatin-like phospholipase family protein produces the protein MNPETLKKILDEDVLSQESKEKLKALHENISPKEFSDLLDAQGSQYVEFVQEGGGVWGSALVGYLYGLEIFGIRFLKVAGTSAGAINTMLIAACKTKEEAKSELIKDILFNWNFADFMDGKTYVKTTIHAMLNNKNFLKINIYIAIAILVFFGVLAFVFPTKAIWETKILFSIPLLLVIIGVLFLWKLYSDLKKKNSGLNSGNTFLNQMTEVLEGFGIKTVSGLNEKFVQTGKDLNLNYRYGNGMEYYAIALNSIEEIKVNNKEHIDKIRYKIFYDSAVNNDYYKKDPFYLLKSEYIVITTDINAKIKVELPTMANLYWSEEEIKRISPAEFVRASMSVPFFFEPMQKRINKDDDSVKYAWKFWMNTPQEEINPVGVFIDGGSISNFPIDLFHSADIFYPRMPLFGVQLTSDSDILSEKGKTSEEILKSPLSFAGNIISTLKGFNDKSFLTKHTFYHLFSIQTVNCGTSNWLNFFMKKEEKEELFNRGFLAALDFLNNFDWEKYKCERMMLSMKEKKILKEEDTKTVG, from the coding sequence ATGAACCCCGAAACCCTCAAAAAAATCCTTGATGAAGACGTTCTTTCTCAGGAATCGAAAGAAAAACTGAAAGCATTGCATGAAAATATTTCGCCCAAAGAATTTTCTGATCTTTTGGATGCACAAGGCAGTCAATATGTAGAGTTTGTGCAGGAAGGCGGCGGAGTTTGGGGAAGCGCATTGGTTGGTTATTTGTATGGTTTGGAAATTTTCGGAATCCGCTTTCTGAAAGTTGCGGGAACAAGCGCAGGAGCCATTAATACAATGCTTATTGCTGCCTGTAAAACAAAAGAAGAAGCAAAAAGTGAACTTATCAAAGATATTTTGTTCAACTGGAATTTTGCAGATTTTATGGATGGGAAAACCTACGTAAAAACTACCATTCACGCGATGCTGAACAATAAAAACTTCCTTAAAATTAACATTTATATTGCCATTGCAATTCTTGTATTTTTTGGAGTTCTGGCATTTGTCTTTCCAACAAAAGCAATTTGGGAAACGAAAATTCTATTTTCCATTCCATTATTGCTTGTTATTATCGGAGTGCTGTTTTTATGGAAACTATATTCTGATCTCAAGAAAAAAAATTCCGGATTGAATTCAGGAAACACTTTTTTAAATCAAATGACAGAAGTACTTGAAGGTTTCGGAATAAAAACGGTTTCCGGACTTAATGAAAAATTTGTACAAACAGGAAAAGACCTCAACCTCAATTACCGCTACGGAAACGGAATGGAATATTACGCCATTGCGCTTAACAGTATTGAAGAAATAAAAGTCAATAACAAAGAACATATCGACAAGATCCGCTACAAAATTTTCTACGACAGTGCCGTAAACAACGATTATTATAAAAAAGATCCTTTTTATTTATTAAAATCTGAATATATCGTCATTACCACCGATATCAATGCTAAAATTAAGGTTGAACTTCCGACAATGGCAAACCTGTATTGGTCCGAAGAAGAAATAAAACGCATCAGTCCGGCTGAATTTGTGCGTGCTTCGATGTCGGTTCCGTTCTTTTTTGAACCCATGCAGAAAAGAATCAACAAAGATGATGATTCTGTAAAATACGCATGGAAATTCTGGATGAATACGCCACAGGAAGAGATAAATCCTGTCGGAGTTTTCATTGACGGCGGAAGTATTTCCAATTTCCCGATCGATCTCTTCCATTCTGCCGATATTTTTTATCCCAGAATGCCTCTGTTTGGTGTACAGCTAACCAGTGATTCCGACATTCTTTCCGAAAAGGGAAAAACGAGCGAAGAAATCCTGAAGTCACCTCTGTCATTTGCCGGAAATATCATCAGTACTTTAAAAGGTTTTAACGATAAAAGTTTCCTTACAAAACATACATTCTATCATCTTTTCAGCATTCAGACCGTGAATTGCGGAACGAGCAACTGGCTTAATTTCTTCATGAAAAAAGAAGAAAAAGAAGAACTTTTTAACCGAGGATTTCTTGCTGCTCTAGATTTTCTTAATAATTTTGACTGGGAAAAATATAAATGTGAAAGAATGATGCTGTCGATGAAGGAGAAAAAGATTCTGAAGGAGGAGGATACGAAGACGGTGGGGTGA
- a CDS encoding magnesium transporter CorA family protein, giving the protein MPIDTIYRDSQCEWVDVEAPTAEDLKFLHERYEINNLLLEDTLDPNHLPKYEEDGDVKFFLLRESTELERKNLNTISDISTKIGIFLLEKTIITIHRMKTKSISETKKQVSCLQKETTAENIALRIALLIMKSFDDESVSLLETMDNIENEIFLKNTNHTNQIRRLYKLKRKSGLNSRVLTISTDAVDKFKLLGLQDSEVVDLKDKHKDVVADFDHLNIQITNLIGMFLALSDQKANQVMKVLAIYSVYFLPITFIAGVYGMNFDNMPELHTQHGYFYTIGLMALVVLCTFIYARRKQW; this is encoded by the coding sequence ATGCCAATTGATACGATTTACAGAGATTCCCAATGCGAATGGGTAGATGTAGAAGCACCTACAGCCGAGGATTTAAAATTTCTTCATGAAAGATATGAGATCAACAATCTCCTTCTGGAAGATACCTTGGATCCGAATCACCTGCCGAAATATGAAGAAGACGGAGATGTAAAATTTTTCCTTCTTAGGGAAAGCACCGAGCTTGAGCGCAAAAACCTCAATACAATAAGCGATATCAGTACTAAAATCGGGATTTTCCTCTTAGAAAAAACAATTATCACGATTCACAGGATGAAAACCAAAAGCATCAGCGAAACGAAAAAGCAAGTTTCATGTCTTCAAAAGGAAACTACAGCTGAGAATATTGCGCTGAGAATTGCATTATTAATTATGAAAAGTTTCGATGACGAGTCTGTAAGTTTATTGGAAACAATGGACAACATTGAAAACGAAATCTTCCTGAAAAATACAAATCATACAAATCAGATTAGAAGATTGTATAAGCTGAAACGTAAATCAGGGCTTAATTCCAGAGTGTTGACGATTTCTACAGATGCAGTCGATAAGTTTAAATTATTAGGATTGCAAGACTCTGAAGTGGTCGATTTGAAAGATAAACACAAAGATGTGGTTGCCGATTTTGATCATTTAAATATTCAGATCACCAACTTAATCGGGATGTTTCTGGCTCTTTCGGATCAGAAGGCGAATCAGGTGATGAAAGTTTTAGCGATTTACTCGGTGTACTTTTTACCGATTACTTTTATTGCCGGAGTTTATGGGATGAATTTTGATAATATGCCGGAACTGCATACCCAACACGGTTATTTTTATACTATCGGATTAATGGCTCTTGTCGTTCTATGCACTTTTATCTACGCGAGAAGAAAACAGTGGTAA
- a CDS encoding 3-oxoacyl-ACP synthase III family protein — MIKSTIKGIGFHVPDNIVTNDDLAKLMTTNDEWITERTGIKERRHRKERNDSQETTAYLAFKASEKALEKAGMTAKDIDYIVFATLSPDYYFPGCGVLLQDMLGCDTIGALDVRNQCSGFVYAMSVANAFIKSGTYKNILVVGAEIHSFGLDFSDEGRGVSVIFGDGAGAIILSATEDENAGDILAVNMHSEGKYADELCTQFPGSKYGWSDRMRKEPENVTNKEVYPIMNGNFVFKHAVTRFPETMMEALDKAGKKIEDLDMFIPHQANLRIAQFVQQKFGLPDEKIHNNIQKYGNTTAASIPIALNEAIELGKIKRGDLVLLSAFGSGFTWGSVLFEY; from the coding sequence ATGATTAAAAGTACAATAAAAGGAATCGGATTCCATGTTCCGGATAACATTGTTACGAATGATGATCTAGCTAAATTAATGACCACCAATGACGAATGGATTACGGAAAGAACGGGGATAAAAGAAAGAAGGCATAGAAAAGAAAGAAACGATTCTCAGGAAACCACGGCTTACCTGGCTTTTAAGGCATCAGAAAAAGCTTTGGAAAAGGCGGGTATGACAGCCAAAGATATTGATTATATTGTTTTTGCGACTCTTTCTCCAGATTATTATTTTCCGGGTTGTGGGGTTCTATTGCAGGATATGCTGGGTTGCGATACGATCGGGGCTTTAGATGTGAGAAACCAATGTTCCGGCTTTGTATATGCGATGAGTGTGGCTAATGCTTTCATTAAATCTGGTACTTATAAAAATATTTTGGTTGTAGGAGCTGAAATTCATTCTTTCGGATTAGATTTTTCTGATGAAGGAAGAGGTGTTTCCGTGATTTTCGGAGATGGGGCAGGAGCAATCATCCTTTCTGCAACCGAAGATGAAAATGCAGGAGATATTCTGGCAGTAAACATGCATTCTGAAGGTAAATATGCAGACGAATTATGTACCCAGTTTCCGGGTTCCAAGTATGGATGGAGCGACAGAATGAGAAAAGAGCCCGAAAATGTAACCAATAAAGAAGTTTATCCGATCATGAACGGAAATTTCGTTTTCAAACATGCGGTAACAAGATTTCCTGAAACAATGATGGAAGCTTTGGATAAAGCAGGAAAGAAGATTGAAGATCTTGATATGTTTATTCCGCATCAGGCGAATTTGAGAATTGCTCAGTTTGTTCAGCAGAAGTTCGGATTGCCGGATGAAAAAATTCATAATAACATCCAGAAATACGGTAATACAACGGCTGCTTCAATTCCAATCGCTTTGAATGAGGCTATTGAACTGGGAAAAATTAAAAGAGGCGACTTGGTACTTCTTTCGGCTTTTGGAAGCGGATTTACCTGGGGAAGTGTTTTATTTGAATACTAA
- a CDS encoding helix-turn-helix domain-containing protein, translating to MREQKEISQEDLAFQLDVSQSYLSKIENGAIEKLDFIFMQKVAEFFKVEPQYFLEGDTIINNNVDTSNNSSVGNIGDTNINNNVDEDLFKSVMQNQQQISQLMEMQNKLIEKLLNN from the coding sequence TTGAGAGAACAGAAAGAAATATCTCAGGAAGATCTGGCTTTTCAGCTTGATGTTTCTCAAAGCTATCTTAGCAAAATTGAAAATGGAGCAATTGAAAAATTAGACTTTATTTTTATGCAGAAAGTTGCTGAATTCTTCAAAGTGGAACCACAATACTTTTTAGAAGGTGATACGATTATTAATAATAATGTTGATACAAGTAATAATTCTTCTGTAGGAAATATTGGTGATACAAATATCAACAATAACGTTGATGAAGATTTGTTTAAAAGTGTAATGCAAAATCAACAACAAATCAGTCAACTCATGGAAATGCAAAACAAACTGATAGAAAAGCTTTTAAACAATTAA
- a CDS encoding GLPGLI family protein, producing the protein MKKFILIICLISYRFIFSQELEYSNIKCNYLTTFLTDTTNINTKKEELTGLWIGKNSSLFKSDQKAKYDSLTKESTKKSMLNPINGKIIIDFSKIPRAFFKPEVYKEGNSVKIFDKIMGTNYEYESDQKINWTLVDETKIISTYKFRKAIGKYRNKNITAWYTEEVPISEGPYTFKGLPGLVVEAYDDKDFFHFTLIKLKNQSELIAPIRNIISTDYQKFLKKRIEFQNDPSGAYFMATGKTVPKDDVDRVTKMHRTNNNHLD; encoded by the coding sequence ATGAAAAAGTTTATTTTAATAATTTGTTTGATTTCATATAGATTTATCTTTTCCCAAGAACTTGAATATTCTAATATTAAATGTAACTATCTTACCACATTTTTAACTGACACCACAAACATTAACACAAAAAAAGAAGAATTAACGGGTTTATGGATAGGAAAAAATTCTTCACTTTTTAAAAGTGATCAGAAAGCAAAATATGATTCATTAACTAAAGAATCAACAAAAAAAAGTATGCTGAATCCAATAAACGGAAAAATTATTATTGATTTCTCTAAAATTCCCAGAGCATTCTTTAAACCTGAAGTTTATAAAGAAGGAAATTCAGTAAAAATATTTGATAAGATAATGGGTACTAATTACGAATATGAATCCGATCAAAAAATTAATTGGACATTAGTAGATGAAACTAAAATAATAAGTACTTACAAATTCAGAAAAGCCATTGGAAAATATCGTAATAAAAATATCACAGCATGGTACACAGAAGAGGTTCCTATTTCTGAAGGACCCTACACTTTTAAAGGGTTGCCAGGTTTGGTAGTTGAAGCTTATGATGATAAAGATTTCTTTCATTTTACATTGATAAAGTTAAAGAATCAAAGTGAACTTATAGCCCCAATCAGAAATATAATCAGCACAGATTATCAGAAATTTTTAAAAAAAAGAATTGAATTTCAAAATGATCCCTCAGGAGCATACTTCATGGCTACAGGTAAGACGGTTCCAAAAGATGACGTTGATAGAGTAACAAAAATGCACAGAACAAACAATAATCATTTGGATTAA
- a CDS encoding thioredoxin family protein: MKKLSIFSALFIGAFALAQGIKFEDTNFTTILAKAKKENKLVFIDAYASWCGPCKLMVKNVFPQKPVGDYYNAHFVNAKIDMEKGEGVDLAKKYNVKAFPTYLFVDGNGEVVHRTLGYVEENDFIQFAKDAGDPSKRIGTLKQKFEDGEKDPEFLKNLAELTMYNDAEFSGRVMERYFSGKTELDKNDIQMLLSGIQNSDSPMYKVFQAKKAEITKILPVERYDAFDKNIKLNTVLKKSYNADTKTWNDNYFMAEAQKFLTKDEAEKILKRAKANRALKNKDIPTYEKLSLDLYKDTSAMGSEELNSLAWDFFENVTNKASLEKAVVWAQESVKKDENYANTDTLANLYNKVGDKKNAKLWAEKSIELAKKTGQDSGDTEKLLKSLNVQ; the protein is encoded by the coding sequence ATGAAAAAATTATCAATATTCTCAGCCCTTTTCATCGGAGCCTTTGCTCTTGCTCAGGGTATTAAATTTGAGGACACCAACTTCACAACTATTCTTGCCAAAGCAAAAAAAGAAAACAAGCTTGTATTTATCGATGCTTATGCTTCTTGGTGCGGACCTTGTAAACTGATGGTAAAAAATGTTTTCCCACAAAAGCCTGTCGGAGATTATTACAATGCACACTTTGTGAATGCAAAAATCGACATGGAAAAAGGTGAAGGGGTTGACCTTGCTAAAAAATATAATGTAAAAGCCTTCCCTACTTATCTTTTTGTAGACGGAAACGGTGAGGTGGTACACAGAACTTTAGGATATGTAGAAGAAAACGACTTCATCCAGTTTGCTAAAGATGCAGGAGATCCAAGCAAAAGAATAGGAACATTAAAGCAAAAATTTGAAGATGGCGAAAAAGATCCTGAATTTTTGAAGAATCTTGCTGAGCTTACGATGTATAATGATGCTGAATTTTCCGGAAGAGTAATGGAACGTTATTTCAGCGGAAAAACAGAATTGGATAAAAACGATATTCAAATGTTACTTTCAGGAATACAAAATTCTGACAGCCCAATGTATAAAGTTTTTCAGGCAAAAAAAGCAGAAATCACAAAAATTCTTCCAGTGGAAAGATATGATGCTTTCGACAAAAATATCAAGCTGAATACAGTTCTTAAAAAATCTTACAATGCAGATACAAAAACATGGAATGACAATTATTTCATGGCAGAAGCTCAGAAATTCTTAACAAAAGACGAAGCTGAAAAAATCTTAAAAAGAGCAAAAGCAAACAGAGCTTTAAAAAACAAAGACATTCCTACTTATGAAAAATTAAGTCTTGATCTTTACAAAGATACTTCTGCAATGGGTTCAGAAGAACTGAATTCTTTGGCTTGGGATTTCTTCGAGAATGTAACCAATAAAGCATCTTTAGAAAAAGCTGTTGTCTGGGCTCAGGAATCTGTAAAGAAAGATGAGAATTATGCAAATACAGATACTTTAGCAAATCTTTACAACAAAGTTGGTGACAAGAAAAACGCTAAACTTTGGGCAGAAAAATCTATCGAACTGGCGAAAAAAACAGGACAGGATTCCGGTGATACTGAAAAATTACTAAAGAGTTTAAATGTTCAATAA
- a CDS encoding cytochrome C551, with product MKKFLLIATVGIFAVSCGTKESSMSKSSSDSTAVDNSTTASPATTDTTTTRTANPDSITLKADSATTVK from the coding sequence ATGAAAAAGTTTTTGTTAATAGCAACGGTCGGAATATTCGCAGTAAGTTGCGGAACTAAGGAATCCTCTATGTCCAAAAGTAGTTCAGATTCAACAGCGGTAGATAACTCAACAACTGCGTCACCTGCCACAACGGATACCACAACTACAAGGACAGCTAATCCTGACAGTATTACTCTTAAAGCAGATTCAGCAACTACTGTTAAATAA